From the Salana multivorans genome, the window GGGTAGAACTGGCGGTAGGGGAAGTCCGTGCCCAGCATGAGCAGGGCGTCGCAGCTCTCCATCGCCCGGTACCCGGAGGAGAAGCCGAGCAGGCCGGTCATGCCGACGTCGTAGGGGTTGTCGTGCTCGAGGAACTCCTTGCCGCGCAGCGCGTGCACGATCGGCGCCTTGAGCTTCTTCGCGAGCGCGATCACCTCCTCGTGCGCGCCCTCGGTCCCGGCGCCGCCGAGGATCGTCACCTTCTTGGCGTCGTTCAGCAGGTCGGCGGCCCGCTGCAGCTCGGCGTCGGCCGGCCGCGTCACGCGGCCGGCGAGGGCGATCGGGGCCGAGCGCCGGGCGTTCGGGCTCTCCCGGAGGAAGACCTCGCCGGGGATGACGACGACGGCGACGCCGCGCCGCTCCACCGCGGTGCGCATGGCGATCTCCAGCACGTGCGGCAGCTGCTCCGGGTAGCTCACCAGCTCCGTGTAGACCGACGCCTCCCGGAACAGGTCCTGCGGGTGCGTCTCCTGGAAGTAGGTGCTGCCGATCTCCGGACCGGGGATCTGCGCGGCGATCGCGAGCACGGGGACCCGGCTGCGGTTCGCGTCGTACAGGCCGTTGATCAGGTGCGTGTTGCCGGGGCCGCAGCTCCCGGCGCACACGGCCAGCCCGCCCGTGAGCGCGGCGTCGGCCGCGGCCGCGAACGCCGCGGCCTCCTCGTGGCGGACGTGCTGCCAGGCGATCGTCCCGTCCCGGCGCAGGGCGTCGGTGAACCCGTTGAGCGAGTCCCCGGGAAGTCCGTAGATCCGCGTGACACCCGCGTCCTTGATGATCTCGACGATGTCCTCGGCGATGGTCCGCATGACAGGTCCTCCCAGATCGTGGCACCGGCCCCTGCCCGACCAGCCTATGTCGGGCGGTGCGGGGCACCGTAACCTGGCGTCCTGCGCGGCCCGGACGGTCGGACGGAGACGGGAGGAAGGACCCTGGACGCCTCCATCGACCGGCTGCGCGTCGGGCCCGTCCCCAGCCGGCCACGGCTGGCCAGCATCGTCGTCGGCTACGCCCCGCGCGCGGCGGCGCGGGGTGACGCGCGCGACTGCGCCGAGGCGCTGCGACCCGCCCTCGACGTCCTGGTCCGGCTGACCCGTCGCGGCTTCCTCGGCGCCCCCGAGCGCGCGACCGGTGATCTCACCGCGGTCACCGACGCGCCGGCGCCCGATCGCCTGGTCGTGCACCTGGCGGGGGAGCACCTGCCGCGGGACGTGATCGTCGTCGGGCTGCGGCTCGTGATCAACGCGAACGACGGCCGACCGGAGGACCTCGAACGCCTGGTCGCGGCGCTCGACGGCGATCGCGACGCCGCGAGGGCGGTCTTTGGCGGGACGATCCTCGACGAGGACGTGCGCAGCATCGAGCTCACCGTCGACGGCCGGGGCGACGTCCAGCCGTTCGACCCGTTCCACGTCGGCGGGTCGGGGGGACGGCTGCGCGAGGAGCGTCGGCTGGTGCTCCCCGGTCTGGCCGCGTGTCTCCCGGACGAGGAGGACGAGGACCTGCTGCTGCGGCTCTCGGGCGCTCGCGGTCTCGTCCCCGTCGGCGCCGCGACGCGCTACGAGCCCGGTGAGGAGGAGTACCACGCGTCGGGCGAGGACCTCGTCATCGAGCGGATCTCGATCGAGGAGGCCTCGCTGCGCGCGGTGCTCGCGATGCTGAGGCGTGCGGTGCCCGGCGGGGGCCGGGACCAGGCCGCCGAGGCGGGCTGAGGGCCCTCAGCCCGCGATCGGGACGGTCGCGTCGAGGTTGTCGCCGACGAGCACGAGCACGCGGTCGTCGCTGCCGTCGGCGACCTGGATCACGGTCGCGCGCGGGGACATGTCCATCGTGCACGGGCCGTCGTTCGTCGTGAAGGTGACGGTGATCGCCTCGTCGCTCTCCTCGACCCCCTCGATCATCGGCGGGCAGGTCGACGAGCCCCAGGTCAGCAGCACGATCCCGCGCTCGTCGTCGAACCAGCCGGCGCTCGCCGCGTAGTCGGTCGGGTCCCCGGGGGTACCGGACAGGTCGTCGTCGCCGTCGAGGTCGACCGTCGCCGTGGCGTCGAGGTAGCTCACGGTGAGAGCGACGTCCTCGTGCGGGTCGACGCCGGCGGGCACGCCGGTCAGCGACGCGCGCGGCGCGAGGTCGGCCGTGCAGGGCTGGTCGCCGTCGGGATCCGTCAGGGTCACCGAGACGTCCTGGCCGGACGCCGTCGCCTCGTCGGCGACGGGCACGCACGTGGAGGATCCCCACGTCACCACGCCGAGGAGCCGACCGTCGTCGAGCCAGGCGGCGTCCACCTGCGGGGCGGCCGACGCGTCGGTCGCATCGGGGCTCGCGGAGGAGCCGGAGGACGGGGTGCCGGTGGCGCACCCGGCGGCGGCGAGGAGCGCCGCGCCGAGGGCGGCGACCGCGACGATGCGGCGACCAAGGTTCATGGCCTCAGGGTAGCGGTGAACTCCCCGACCGGCAGGTAGAGACCCGGACTCGCGCTCCCGATCGCCGCCGTGCGCCGGGCGTACGCCGCGGCGGCCGGGTCGGCCTGGGTGGCCCGCACGTCCTCGGCCGTGCGCCAGCGTGCGACGTTGACGACCCGGCCCCCGTCCGCGCTCGCGAGGATGGTCGCCGAGAGGAACCCGGGGCGACCGGTCATCACGCGCTCGACGCCCTCCGCGAGGAGCTCGATCACCTCCCGCTGCCGGGACGGGTCGACGTCGATGACGTTGAGGAACGTGACGGGGCCGGACGTGACGTGACTGGACATGCGGACTCCTCTGCGTGGTCGGGACCCGCGGTCGCGGGCCCCGGGGGAAGGACGGGACGGCGGCCTCGATCGTGAGGTGTCGCGCGGACCTCACGGTTCGCCCGGCTGCGTCGTCCCCTCACCGAGCGGTGTGGTCCGATGGGTCGACCGCGAGCGACGGACGGAGGGACGATGGCCACCCAGCACCGACGCGGCGCCCCGGCCGGGCTCGACGCGGCGGCCCGCGAGCGCGGCCTGCTGCTCGGCCTGTGCTACCGGCTGCTCGGCTCGCTCGCCGACGCGGAGGACGCGGTCCAGGAGACCTACGTCCGCTGGTACCGGCTCGACGACGCGGAGCGTGAGCTGATCGTCTCCCCGCGAGCCTGGCTCGTCACGGCCGCCGGCCGGGTCGGGCTCGACATGCTCACGAGCGCGCGCGCCCGCCGCGAGCGCTACGTCGGCGAGTGGCTGCCGGAACCGCTCCCGGGGCCCGGGCGGTGGACGAGCAGCGTCCAGGCCGATCCCGTCGACCCGGCCGATCGCGTGAGCACGGACGAGTCCGTGTCGATGGCGCTGCTGGTCGTCCTGGAGTCGATGACACCGGCGCAGCGGGTCGTGTTCGTCCTGCACGACGTGTTCGGCCACACCTTTCCCGAGGTCGCCGCCGTGGTCGGCCGCACCCCCGAGGCCTGCCGCCAGCTCGCCTCGGCGGCGCGCCGGCGCGTGCGGGAGGCTCGCCCCGCACCCGTCGAGGCGGCGGAGCACGAGGCCGTCGTGCGCTCGTTCCGCCGCGCGTGGGAGACCGGCGACCTCGGGACGCTGGTCGATCTGCTGGATCCCGGCGTCACCGCCGTGACGGACGGCGGCGGGCTGGTCTCGGCCGCGCTCGACCCGCTGGTCGGCCCCGACGCCGTCGCTCGCTTCCTCCTCGGCGTCCGCGGTCGCCAGCCCGACCTCGCGGTGCGGGAGGACGTGGTCAACGGCGAGCTCGGGCTCGTCGCGATCGGCGCAGGGACGGTGCTCGCCGTCATCGGGCTGCGCCACCGCGCCGGCCGGGTCGATCGCGTCTGGGCCGTGCGGAACCCGGCCAAGCTCGCCGCGTGGCGGGCGTAGCCGCCGGGCCGCCGGGCTCCTCCGGTCAGGTCGGCGGAGCGGCGGCGACGACGCCAAGGAAGTCCCGGACGCGGCGCGAGGGACGGCCGACCCAGACCGCGGTCAGCGGGCGCTCGATCCGCAGGCCACCGATGCGGACGCGCGCGAGCCGGCCCGAGCGGATGTCGTCGGCGACGGCGAGCGCGCTCAGCGCTCCTGGCGCCACGCCGGCCATGATCGCGCTGCGGATGCCGAGCGTCGTGGACAGCACCGCCGCCGGCTCGGCGCACGTCAGGCCGACCGCGGCCAGCGCGTCCTCGAGCGCCCGCCGGGTCCCGCTGCCCGGCTCCCGCAGCACCAGACCGGTCGATGCGAGCTCCCGGGCGGAGACCCTGCCCGTCGTCGCCCAGCCGTGGTCGCGCGTCACGACGACCTCGACGGTGTCGTGTCCCACGGTCACCGAGCCGAGGTCGGTCGGGACCGCTGGCGTTTCGATGAGGCCGAGCTCGGCCGTGCCCTCGCGCACGGCGTCGAGCACCGCCGAGCTGTTCGCGGCCGTCAGCCGGACGACGGGCCCGTCGTCCCCCCGCGCGATCCGCCAGCGCGCGATCCACTCGGGCACCAGGTGCTCGGCGATCGTGAGGCTCGCGGCGACCCGCAGCGTCCCGCCGCGATCGTCGCGGAGCGCGTCGACGGCGGTCGCGAACTCGTCGGCGGCCGTCAGCAGCGTCGTCGCCCAGCCGACGACGAGCTCGCCCGCCGGCGTCACGCGCGACCCCCGCGCCGAGCGGGCCAGCAGCCGCACGCCGAGGTCGGTCTCCAGCCCGCGGATGCGCAGCGACACCGCCTGCTGGCTCACGCCCAGCCGGGTGCTCGCGGCGGAGATGCTGCCCTCCCGGGCGACCAGGACCAGCGCGCGCAGCGCGGCGAGGTCGGGCTCGCGGCCCATCGGCGCCTCCCGGGCGGGGGTGTGGTCGAGCTGTGGTCGGTGACCAGTCACAACCGTAGCTTGTGACCGACGCGGGATCTGCCCCTACCGCCGCAGGCCGGCGGCGCACACGATGGCGAACGTGTCCCACGCCGCCCTTCCCGCGACCGCCACCCCACCGTCCCGCGACCCGCATGCGCGGCTCGACCGGCTCACCCGTCTGCTGCCCGGGCTCCTGCTCTGCCTGGCCGTCGCGGGCGTCTCGTTCGGGGTCGGCCGGCTCGTGTCCGGTCTCAGCCCGCTCATCGTCGCGATCGTCCTCGGCGTGCTCGCGGCCAACGTCGGGCGGCTGCCGGGCGCGACGTCGGCCGGCATCGACTTCTCGGCCAAGAAGCTCCTGCGCGCCGGGATCGTCCTGCTCGGGCTGCAGCTCGTGCTCTCCGACATCCTCGGCCTCGGGGCGCCCGTGCTCCTCGTCGTCGTCGGCATCGTCGCCGGCGGCCTGCTCGGGACCGTGCTCCTCGGCCGCCTGCTGCGCGTCCCGGCCGGCCTGGCCCTCCTCATCGCGTGCGGCTTCTCCATCTGCGGCGCGGCGGCCGTCGCCGGCGCGGCCGGTGTCACCGACCCCGACGACGAGGCCGAGGAGGACACGATCACCGCCGTCGCGCTCGTCGTGATCTTCGGGACGCTCATGATCGCGCTCGTCCCGCTCACGGCGAGCCTGCTCCACCTCGTGCCCGCGGCGGCGGGCCGGTGGGCCGGTGGCTCGGTCCACGAGATCGCCCAGGTGGTCGCCGTCGGCGGCATCATCGGTGGGGGAGCGCTCGCCGTCGCGGTCGTCGTCAAGCTCGCCCGGGTGCTGCTGCTCGCCCCCGTCGTCGCGGTGCTGAGCATCCGGCAGCGGCGCCGCGGGCGCGCCGCTGCCGGGACGGTCGCGGCACCTGCGGAGGCCGTCGAGCGACGGTCGACGCGGCTGCCGCCGATCGTCCCGCCGTTCGTCGTCGGCTTCCTCGCGATGGTGCTGCTGCGGTCGTTCGCGCCCCTGCCGGCCGGGGTCGTCGCCGCCGGCGGAATCGCGCAGACCTGGCTGCTGGCCGCCGCGATGTTCGGGCTCGGTTGCGGGGTCAGGGTCCGCACCCTCCTGCGGGTCGGCCCGCGTCCCTTCGCGCTCGCCGCGCTCTCGACGCTCCTCGTCGCTGCCATCGCCGGCGTCGGGGTCGCCGTCACCGCCTGAGGAGCTCGGCTAGCGCCAGGACCGCGAGAGCCGACGGATCCGGGCGCGGCGCCAGCGCCAGACGAGCGCGAGGGCCGGCCACAGGAGCGGCGCGGCGGTGCCGCCGATCGTCAGCTCGTCCCGCCAGATCGACCGGTCCGGGTCACCCGGCACCGGCAGGACGGTCATCTCGTGCCGCCACCGCGAGATCAGGGCCATCGGCCCGGTCAGCGGCCGCCCGGCGTCCCGCATCGTGCGCGCCGCCGGGCCGTCCGGGCCGACCGGGCCGTCCGGCAGGACGTCGGCGATCGCGATGAGCTGGGACCCGAGCGGCACCAGGCCGAGCAGCGCGAGGCGCACCCGGACGCGGCTGCCGTCGGAGAACCGCTCCGGCAGCGGGTCGAGGCCCGTGAGCCGGAACACCGGCCCGTACAGCTCGGCCACGGCGGCGGGGGAGTGCAGCGCCGCCCACGCGGCGTCGCTCGGGCACGCGAGCTCGACGGTGAACCGGATCCGCATCGCACCATCCTCCACGACCCGTCGTCCTCGCGCCGACCGGGTCCCGCCGCCGTCGCGTCGCGGTGGGAGGATGGACGGAGACCGACGGACGGCAGGACGGAGACGGGTCGATGGTGGCGCGATGGTGACGCAGCAGGTGGTGGCGCCCCCGGCGCGCGCGGGGATGTTCCTCGTCCTCACGGTCGACGACGGCTCGGAGGACGTCGTCCGGGACCTGCTCGGCGACCTCTCGGACCTCGTCAAGGCCGTCTCCTTCCGGAACACGCGCGACGACCTCAACCTCGTCGTCGGGATCGGAGCCGACGTCTGGGGCCGACTGTTCGGCGAGCTGCCCCGACCGCGGCAGCTGCACCCGTTCGAGGCGCTCGAGGGTCCCCGGCACGTCGCCCCCGCGACACCGGGCGACCTCCTCCTGCACCTGCGCGCCCGGAGCATGGACCAGTGCTTCGAGCTGGCCCGCCAGGTCGCCACGCGGCTGGAGGGGCACGCCGTCGTCGTGGACGAGACGCACGGCTTCAAGTACTTCGACGAGCGCGATCTGCTCGGCTTCGTCGACGGGACGGCGAGCCCCCGCGGCGCCGACGGCGACGCCGTCGTCCTCATCGGCGACGAGGACCCCGCCTACGCCGGCGGGAGCTACGTCGTCGTCCAGAAGTACCTGCACGACCTGGCGGCCTGGGACGCGATCAGCGTCGAGGAGCAGGAGCGCGTCATCGGCCGCACCAAGCTCGACGACATCGAGCTGCCCGACTCGGTCAAGCCGTCGAACTCCCACGTCGTCGTCAACACGATCGTCGACGAGGAGGGGGTCGAGCACGACATCGTCCGCGACAACCTCCCGTTCGGCGAGATCGGCGCGGGGGAGTACGGCACCTACTTCATCGGGTACGCCGCGGACGTCGGGATCATCGAGCTCATGCTCCGACGCATGTTCATCGGCGAGCCGCCCGGCAACACGGACCGGATCCTCGACTTCTCGACCGCCGTCACGGGCAGCCTGTTCTTCGTCCCGTCGCTCGCGTTCCTCGACGACCCGCCGGACCCCGTCGACGCGACCCCGGCGCCGACGGCTCCCGTGTCACCGGCGCCCTCGGCCGGCTCGGGCGACCTCGGCATCGGCAGCCTGCGCCGCAGCCCGGGCGCCACCCCCAGCTAGCCCAACGGAACCCCCAGGAAAGGTCAGGCCATGGACAACCTCCACCGCTCACTCGCACCGATCTCGTCGGCGGCCTGGGCGCAGATCGACGACGAGGCCCGGCGCACCTTCGTCACGCGGATCGCCGGCCGCCGCGTCGTCGACATGCCGGACGCCGGGGGACTGGAGCTCTCGGCCGTCGGGACGGGGCACGTCGTCGAGGTCGAGCCGCCCGTCCCGGGCGTCGAGGCGCGCCGGCGCCGGGTCCAGCCGCTCGTGGAGCTGCGCGTTCCGTTCGAGGTCACCCGCGCGGCGATCGACGACGTGGACCGCGGCTCCGAGGACTCCGACTGGCAGCCGGTCAAGGACGCCGTCGAGGCGCTCGCGGCGGCCGAGGACACGCTCGTCTTCACGGGGTCGGCCGCCTCCGACGTCGAGGGCATCGCGCCGAGCAGCTCCAACCAGGACATCGCGCTGCCCGACGACCCGCGCCAGCTCCCCGACGCGCTCGCCCGCGCCCTGACGATCCTGCGGACCGTCGGCGTCCAGGGACCGTACGCGCTGCTGCTGTCCGCCGAGCTGTACACGCTCGCGGCGGAGTCCTCCGACCACGGGTACCCGATCGCGGAGCACCTGCGCCGCCTCCTCGGGGCCGAGGGTGAGATCGTCTTCGCCCCGGCGCTGCGCGGCGCGATCGTCGTCTCGCTGCGCGGCGGCGACTACACGCTCACGCTCGGGCAGGACGTCTCGATCGGCTACCTCTCGCACGACGCCGAGCGGGTGCGCCTCTACGCGCAGGAGTCGCTCACGTTCCGGGTCAACACCGCGGAGGCGAGCGTCGTCATCCGCTAGCCGGGACGAACCAGCCGGGAAGAACAGAACGTGGGGCCGGTCCGAAGACCGGCCCCACGTTCCTTTTGGGGGGCGTCAGCCGCAGGTCACCCGCCGGTCCGCACGGCGTCACGACGCCGGGCGAGCAGGAGGAGGGTGCCGCCCGCGCCGAGGAGCGCGAGCACTGCGGCGACGGCGCCGACACCGATCCCGGAGCCCGTGTTCGGGAGGGGCCCGTGGCTCGGAGAAGGTGTCGGGGTTGCCGGCGGGACCGTGGGGGTGGTTGTCCCACCGGCAGGCGTGGAGGGCGCGGGCTTGAGCACGACGCCCGCGTCCCAGGTCGGGTCGATGCCCTGCGACGCGGCGATCTCCCGGTAGGGGTACTCGCCGGTCAGCGCCTCGTTCGAGTCGTCGAGGACGATCGTCCGGGTGAGGCCGTCGGACGGGTTGGCGTCGGAGTCGACGGCGTCGTCATCGCCCGCGTCGCGGACGGTGAACTCGTACATCGCCTTCTGCTCCTGCGTCAGCGTGAAGCGGACCTGGTAGGTCCCCGCCGGCAGGTTGTCGAAGACGTAGCGGCCATCGGCGTCGGTCGTGGTCGTCGCGACGACGTCGCCGTCGACCAGCAGGTCGACCGTGACGCCCGGCAGCGGCTTCTCGCCGTCGTCCTGGACCCCGTTCTTGTTGGCGTCGATCCAGACGACGTCACCGATCGCGTAGGTCTTCGCCACGAACCCGAAGTCGAGCGTCGGGTCGCGGTCGCCGTCCTCGTGCAGGTCGCCGGGCTCGGTCGAGGCCTCCCACGTGGAGGAGTCACCGGCGCGGTCGCCCTGGCCGGACACCGTCGGGACGTAGGGGCTCAGCGGCTCCTGCGACGCCTCGCGGTCGATGACGACCGTGTAGGTCTGCTCGCCGGTGAGGGCGGGCAGGTTCTCGAACGTGTAGTGCCCGTTCTCGTCCGTCGGGGTCGGGGGGACCGGGTTGCCGAAGACGTCCGTCACCGGCTCGCCGTCCGGGCCGACCAGCGTGAGCACGACGCCGGGGATGCCCGGCTCGCCCTCGTCCTGACGGCCGTCGCGGTTCTGGTCGACCCACACGTAGTCGCCGACCGACACCGACGGCGTCACGAACCCGAAGTCGAGCGTCGGGTCGCGGTCGCCGTCCTCGTGCAGGTCGCCGGGCTCGGTCGAGGCCTCCCACGTGGAGGAGTCACCGGCGCGGTCGCCCTGGCCGGACACCGTCGGGACGTAGGGGCTCAGCGGCTCCTGCGACGCCTCGCGGTCGATGACGACCGTGTACGTCTGGTTCCCCTCGAGCGCCGGCAGGTGGTCGAACGTATAGTGCCCGTTCTCGTCCGTCGGGGTCGGGGGGACCGGGTTGCCGAAGACGTCCGTCACCGGCTCGCCGTCCGGGCCGACCAGCGTGAGCACGACGCCGGGGATGCCCGGCTCGCCCTCGTCCTGGCGACCGTCGCGGTTCTGGTCGACCCACACGTAGTCGCCGACGGAGACCGACTTGACCGGCTCGATGGTCGCGGACGTGCCGCCGATCCGGTTGACGACCGTCTGCGACGGGTCGGTGATCCGCACGGCCACGTACGCCGCGATCGACGGACCGGCGTCGAGCACCGTGCCGTCCTTCTGGACGAGCTTCACCGTCTTGCTCGCGGCGTCGTAGGTCGCCTCGAGGTTGCCGCCGATGTCCACCGGACCGTTGGTCGGGTCCGTGGCCGTCGCGGCGTTCTCCTGCGTCACGAAGCCGAGGAACTCGGTCGCGCCGGGGAGGATGTCGACGACGTCGATGATCTTGACGCTGTCGTAGCTGCCGTGGGGGATGAACTCGATCCGGTACACGTACGTGTCCTGGACGAGGTTGCCCTCGCCGTCCATGTACGCCTTGAGGGTCTCCACCCACTGCGCGGCGCTGCGGTCGTAGACGCGCTTGCGCACCTCCGCCTCGTCGCCGTAGGACGTCGCCTCCTCCTCGGTCTCGGACCAGTAGTCGGGGTCGCCGTCCTCGCCGAACAGGGTCGCCCGGTTCGTGATGGTGCGGGTCTCCTTGCCGACGAACGGCGTGCTCGTGAGCGCGAGGTTCGCGACGAAGGCCTTGTCGGCACCGCGCGCCTCGACGACGGCCTTGCCCGTCTCGCTCAGCGCGATGACGAGGTCGCCGTCGGCGTTCGTGCTGAGCACGAAGTGCGCGGCGGTGAGCGCCTGACCGTCGTAGGTGCCGGTGACGCCGATCGCCGAGAGGTCCTCGAGCGAGAAGACGTCCGTGTCGACGTAGTCGACGATCGTGCTCTTGCTCAGGTCGATGCCCTTGCCGGCGGCGACAGTGAACCGGTAGTTCACCGTCACGGTCTCGCCCGGCTTGACCGTCGTCTCCTCGGCCGTGCCCGACTTCGCGAAGACGGTCGAGTCGTTGACGCCGCCCGAGGTGTCGGGCAGGACCACGACGGTGACGTCGCGGTTCACGCCGTACGGGCTGCCGTCGCGGTAGTGGAAGTTGGCCGTGTTCCGCAGGCGGTACGGCACCGCGTCCGTGATCGACGTGCTGCCGGTCTGCTCGAGGCCGTCCACCGTGAGGAGCTGCGCCTTGACCTGGATGGTCGCGTTGGTCGCGCTGTCCTTGCCGACGTTGACGAGGAGCCGCTGACCGTCGAGGCAGTACTGACCGACGTAGGCGTCGGCCGTGAAGTCGGCCGTCGTCGCCGGGCAGGCCGCCGCCCGGGTGAGCGTGATGCCCTCGGCGGTGACGAAGGCGGCGTCGGAGCCGTTCCAGCGCGCCTGCGCCGGCAGGACGTCGCTGATGACCACGTTCTGCGACAGCGTGAAGTTCGCGCTGCTGTCGTTCCACTGCGCCAGGTTCGCCCGGAGCGTGTAGACGATGTCGGCCGGCGGGGTCAGCGTCGTGCCGTCCTCACCCGTCACGACGTTCTTCGTCGTCCAGTCGGCGTTCTTGGCGAAGGCCTGGCCCAGGTTCGGGCCCGGGGCCGCCGGGACGTTGCCGCGCAGGCGGACCGACGCGGTCTTGGCGACCTCGCCGCCGAACGTCGCGGTGTTGACCTGGCTGATCTCGAAGTTGCCCGAGCCGCCGGCCAGCGCGTCGTACTTGGTCTGGAGCAGAGCCTCGAGCGCGGCGACGTCGGTCACCTTCACCTTGTAGGTGAGGGCGAGGCTGGACGGGCCGGCGACGTCGACCGAGCCGGAGAAGGTCGAGCCGGACACGGTCGGGGAGAACGTGAACGGGCTGGTCGTCCGGTTGAGGCCGTTCGTGTCCCACGTCGTGAGGGAGCCGACGAACGAGCCGGCGACGTAGCCGAGGCCGGCCGGGAGCTGGTCGGCGATCGTGTAGCCGGTGCGTGCCGTCGGCGAGTCGACGCGGAGCGTGTAGGTGAGCTCCTGGTCGGCGATCTCCGGCTTGAGCTTCACCTCGCCGCCGACGACCGTGACGAAGCTGTCGAGGTTGCCCGGCGTGACGCTCTTGGCCTGGGTGTCGGTGACGTTCTCGAACTGGTCGCCGTCGTTGCGGATGATGACGGTGACGGAGTGCTCGTCGCCGCCGACCTTCCAGGTGATCGGCTCCTTGACGCTGCCGTCGACCGGGTTGACCTTGAAGTCCAGGTCGAAGACGCCCTGGTTGATCTCGGTCGGCCACGGGTTCGCGAACGTGATGGAGACCTTGTTGCCGTCCTGGACGACGCCCACAATCGCGGAGTTGCCCGCGGGGACACCGGTCAGGGTGACGTTGTCGCCGAGCTCGAAGACGACCGTCGAGCCGGGCGCCACGGCGTCGTTGTACTGGACGCGGAGCGTGAGGGTGTCGCCCTCCTTGACGACGGCCGTGCCGTCGTAGGTCTCGCCGTTGAGGAGGACGTTCGAGCTGATGCCCGCGGGATCGGCGCTCGCGGCCTGGGACAGGCCGACGACCGAGGCCATCGCGAGGACGAGGGCGACGAGGCTGGACAGCCACCGTCGCGGGTTCGGGCCGGACCAGCGTCCGGCAGTGCGTTCTTTGTTGGTCACGGATCACTCCTGGAGGTCGATCCACCCGTCCTGCCCCCCACCGGCGCACGGACGCCGCCGGGCTGCCACAACTGGCGCTCAGATCGGGTGGATTCCCAGTGATCCTTTCGTAGCCAGAGAGTGACGACCGTGCTGGATGACCCCTTTTCATCCCCCGACGACGGCATTTGGTACCGGGGTTAGTCCCGGGTGAGCGCGCGGGTGAGAGCCGGGGTGGGGCCGCGCCGTCGGTCGTCGCGAGCTGCCCCCGTCGGCCGGCGCGCGGGGTCGCCGAGAGA encodes:
- a CDS encoding LysR family transcriptional regulator, which codes for MGREPDLAALRALVLVAREGSISAASTRLGVSQQAVSLRIRGLETDLGVRLLARSARGSRVTPAGELVVGWATTLLTAADEFATAVDALRDDRGGTLRVAASLTIAEHLVPEWIARWRIARGDDGPVVRLTAANSSAVLDAVREGTAELGLIETPAVPTDLGSVTVGHDTVEVVVTRDHGWATTGRVSARELASTGLVLREPGSGTRRALEDALAAVGLTCAEPAAVLSTTLGIRSAIMAGVAPGALSALAVADDIRSGRLARVRIGGLRIERPLTAVWVGRPSRRVRDFLGVVAAAPPT
- the sigJ gene encoding RNA polymerase sigma factor SigJ, which translates into the protein MATQHRRGAPAGLDAAARERGLLLGLCYRLLGSLADAEDAVQETYVRWYRLDDAERELIVSPRAWLVTAAGRVGLDMLTSARARRERYVGEWLPEPLPGPGRWTSSVQADPVDPADRVSTDESVSMALLVVLESMTPAQRVVFVLHDVFGHTFPEVAAVVGRTPEACRQLASAARRRVREARPAPVEAAEHEAVVRSFRRAWETGDLGTLVDLLDPGVTAVTDGGGLVSAALDPLVGPDAVARFLLGVRGRQPDLAVREDVVNGELGLVAIGAGTVLAVIGLRHRAGRVDRVWAVRNPAKLAAWRA
- a CDS encoding Dyp-type peroxidase; this translates as MVTQQVVAPPARAGMFLVLTVDDGSEDVVRDLLGDLSDLVKAVSFRNTRDDLNLVVGIGADVWGRLFGELPRPRQLHPFEALEGPRHVAPATPGDLLLHLRARSMDQCFELARQVATRLEGHAVVVDETHGFKYFDERDLLGFVDGTASPRGADGDAVVLIGDEDPAYAGGSYVVVQKYLHDLAAWDAISVEEQERVIGRTKLDDIELPDSVKPSNSHVVVNTIVDEEGVEHDIVRDNLPFGEIGAGEYGTYFIGYAADVGIIELMLRRMFIGEPPGNTDRILDFSTAVTGSLFFVPSLAFLDDPPDPVDATPAPTAPVSPAPSAGSGDLGIGSLRRSPGATPS
- a CDS encoding family 1 encapsulin nanocompartment shell protein; translation: MDNLHRSLAPISSAAWAQIDDEARRTFVTRIAGRRVVDMPDAGGLELSAVGTGHVVEVEPPVPGVEARRRRVQPLVELRVPFEVTRAAIDDVDRGSEDSDWQPVKDAVEALAAAEDTLVFTGSAASDVEGIAPSSSNQDIALPDDPRQLPDALARALTILRTVGVQGPYALLLSAELYTLAAESSDHGYPIAEHLRRLLGAEGEIVFAPALRGAIVVSLRGGDYTLTLGQDVSIGYLSHDAERVRLYAQESLTFRVNTAEASVVIR
- a CDS encoding antibiotic biosynthesis monooxygenase family protein, producing the protein MSSHVTSGPVTFLNVIDVDPSRQREVIELLAEGVERVMTGRPGFLSATILASADGGRVVNVARWRTAEDVRATQADPAAAAYARRTAAIGSASPGLYLPVGEFTATLRP
- a CDS encoding YeiH family protein codes for the protein MANVSHAALPATATPPSRDPHARLDRLTRLLPGLLLCLAVAGVSFGVGRLVSGLSPLIVAIVLGVLAANVGRLPGATSAGIDFSAKKLLRAGIVLLGLQLVLSDILGLGAPVLLVVVGIVAGGLLGTVLLGRLLRVPAGLALLIACGFSICGAAAVAGAAGVTDPDDEAEEDTITAVALVVIFGTLMIALVPLTASLLHLVPAAAGRWAGGSVHEIAQVVAVGGIIGGGALAVAVVVKLARVLLLAPVVAVLSIRQRRRGRAAAGTVAAPAEAVERRSTRLPPIVPPFVVGFLAMVLLRSFAPLPAGVVAAGGIAQTWLLAAAMFGLGCGVRVRTLLRVGPRPFALAALSTLLVAAIAGVGVAVTA